DNA sequence from the Myxocyprinus asiaticus isolate MX2 ecotype Aquarium Trade chromosome 3, UBuf_Myxa_2, whole genome shotgun sequence genome:
aaaaacatctcgtttggaattcgtggaacttgtgacgtcacaaggaccaaatacatctgcatatgcaacacatatttttccgtcattgcacccttggcctcacccactggtgctcagtcagtcacacaggtgaagaggagagagatggaccTGTCATGGGAGATTGATCCTAAGTGGActaacacaggacaccttcatgtgcctgtctggatttaaatgtttttctacataaacgtaCACTAGACAaatggctttgaccattatcgTACAAAtcgtgccacttttaaaagacgcaatgtcaagttataactctaacaAGGATCCCCATTGTGTTTCACTCAGCTGCGCGGTCTTTGTGTTGTGCTGATTTGAAGACGTCCTGGACTGtatttgcacccatctgtgcaatTTTTAATTGTTGCTCTTTTGTAAACATACACTTATTGGACATCTTTGgtcgttttgatgcatttccggcaATGTGCGCTGCGTTTTAAGAGCAGTACAAACGCAACTTTCAAAAACgaatctcattctgctgctgccaccaactgggagaaacacatgcagtcctgtgtgtaaacaaacacggataatgagagatgtgaagaccagcgtctctacTTTGGCCTGTTAAAGccagttgaagcacccaacatcaccgtggattgtattacatttgagtattcagaagatttcagtgtgaattgcttgtgaaacagtcacaatatgattcaagctttgcaaggGAAATGTTACTgaaaaatggggcagttaaaattggactattggatgaaaaagtaattaatttcattcatgaatatttcatatgtcatgactgatAATTTATGCTgagcttgagtgaacagtttgatacattcagatgaattgtgttgggtgtacgttatgcgttaaccctgaaatgtagttttaatgttgtgtggagTTGGTTTTCTTCggattgcatttcaaatatgcctgtacttgaagggctgcatgatgctagccaatcacaacagtgggcatttacactgaagtcttaaagggccataCAGCTTAAAACCTAATGTTGCAGCCAGAGGGCCAGagaaagggtggaaaattattatatacatGTAAGAATAAATCATtactgtttggtgcaaaaaaaaaaaaaaaacaaaaaaaaaactttactaacattctaagtggacctcagggaagataatacaaatACTTATTTGGAGAATATCaaatgcatgccatattctttatgttggctacacatccaaaaaaagaactgtgttcctgaatgacTTTATTGCTTTTTCATACATCAGTAAATTAAGACTAGTTACCTAAAGTCAACTTTACATTGCCCCTTTCATAAGtataaaaacaaagctgttaatAAATCATACACAGAAACGAGCAATGTCTCTGATTGATTAAAATgatcaaccactgcaaaaacatacattaaataaaaaatttaatagaaaAGTTTGACGCAACTTGAGTAGCAGGGGCggttctagaccattttgactGGGAAGGGTGGGGCCAggtgtgcttgtaggggggcaactgtattataccttaaaggggacctattatgcaaaattcactttaacatggtgtttgaacataaatgtgagtcggcagtgtgtgtacacaaccaccctacaatgttaaaagtacacccactcctctttcttatatttctattaatcaaaaacagtgtctcaaaatgactggttttcgtatccgctctaaagtgacgtcactttagagcagaccatgcccacgactggtgacggactccaccctattatcataggaTAATTTTTTccgtgctggagcagctacgatgagaagaataatgtctcagcttcgtaagcgtcataagtgttctgttgttggctgtaaaagtgaacataagagtcttcacgtactcccggcatcagagccactgaagacgcagtggacaggttttgtttttgaagaaaatgttcccctaaacataccaaaatttgtgtatgtttgtgcaaatcattttacactggactgctttgtgaatgagggtcaatataaagcaggattttcaaaaaatttgacaagcatggatcagtaccaactgttcatgttccagctttatatcttGAAggtgtaagtatcgcactttatattatgtgaatgtttgcaaatcgcctttccgaatgtgtttgttagctgattccacggctaatgcagctaaagttaacattgtctctgattgtattcacggagaccagagctatgttgttacagcttgtttgcacatgacgtcacgtcactgcgttgctgtggcgtgagatgcagatggagggcaggaagtgattttcaacataagaagcactatcacaaactcaaaatgcctatgttttgcgtcgtttacTCTGCAGCATTGTTCTCTCTCTACCGGTTAGTTGCGCATATGCTTTTTATTCTTGTGCCTGTCCCAACACTACCaatattaatctgaatatatTATGAGGTATGTAATGAGTTTAGAGTATAAGAGCCTTTCTCACTAAAGTAAGGCATTTATTTGGCCTTTGGTGGGGTGGTTTATAAGGGttccaatttcatgtttttaagtgcattcataataaatttgccattgcaggtgcagtgtggccctgtataatgctagctgctgtttcttcacaTCTGTTGCTGAGTGTTGTTTCAGAGtcacttcattgtttgttttgccaaacttgttgcacaatagacctttttcacagactgtggtgACGCGTTTCCGCAATTTTTTTTATacgatatattttttaaatattgagtgtacatttataacattacgctttgtgttatattaccctggaattagttttaaaaaaattagttaccacagctgcgagggtgTTTCAATTACAGCttctgagagagtgacagtaaatttggcatcttctcccatctgactgtcttaatctaCCTCTCTCTATTTTATTCcttttctggaaagtcattcaaaagtAAGAGTAGGTTTTTTATTTTGATCTTGGAGCAAataggtaagtgaaaataatatttgctgtgatctctcattcacttccattcaccgctgtcgaagtttactctgcaatcgtttacttctgcgttccaaaacccggagtgtgaaaaaggtctatatttgtcttgtttatgCATTGTACAGAGCAAAACACTAAATTAAAAGACAGTGTATAAATAACgtaagtgtgtactgtatgttgttccagAATTGAAATCCGACCgctgcacacacaaaaaatattttaatgaatgcttgccaaataagagcgatctctaacaagttgggctcaggtgcattcaataaggCAGAACATCAGCTCCAGATCGGATTTCATGATAATAACGTGGGAAATTGCACTATAAAAGtaacacttacatttacaccaacatgtactgtataatccacattaagtagaactgaaactggagctggcaggtccaaagatgcGAAACTAACGCTTATCTCTAGAAGTTGTTGGCTCTTCGTTCGTTTGACATTTGGTTTCTCCTACCCGAGCTCTCTAGAGCCGACAATTTTACAAAGATATCATTAGCACAAGTAGGTTAAggaatatatgactatatcatacaggcatGAAATATTGAACTCAAATGGTCAACACTTGctgtagctggagaattatgcctaaaaatgctctgATGGGCTTTCAGTGCTTGTAcgggaccgtctgaaaattccacccacagcacAAAAACGGAGGAGGTGTCCCaagtatttattcattcattaattaaattaaagtgcAAGTTGtgcatacaatttacaatctttagaatatgtaaatgttttttaataagtgtttaagacagaacatCCAAGGCAGTTGTATTAAACACTTGGACACCAGTGACGTATTAGCAGTGTATGGACCTTTCAAATGATCTCTTATAAACCATAAGCGAATATTTAATCAATATCgaacttaaattaaactttaccctgctcaatattattatgcagtcataatgcattaatgttttgtttaaatataattagtttggtctatttattatgatgtggggtcactAAACTCCCAGtgggatggaaaatgagaataccaATCTTACCATTGTGTCCCCCCATCTGTCCCTGTTGAGTAGACCTACATGGACTGTCTGCTATAACTGACACTTTCCATGATAAgttaattgtaatcttgattatttattcgATTAAATGTGCAGCCCTAATTGcagtgtttatttatatttttatataatgaacaTTAAACTGTTtaattgaccattgtcccaggTAAACGATTCCCCACTGGTTGTGCTAGTTTAAACTCTCTCGAATCATTCCATTGTCTCTAatctcacataaaaaaaaaaaaatttttttttaacttgatcaATATTTCATGAccatttatttacatatgtggCAAACAGTTTTGTAATAAACAGGATACGCAGCAGCGATAAAAACTAATGAGcagtgaaaaaggtgagaaagtcatagcaggtgtccCAGATGTATAATTTCTGttaatttgtttgttgtatttaaaccttttttttatttaagtgtttaagcttaaagaaaacgtttcaagtgattttaataaggaaaatttcaccaaacaatttgggcaaatcagcttcagaaaaggtgactttagctgaaaggtgagtagtctGCATCCCTGATAcgcagtcagccagtcattattgcaaaataaaccccttcagtttGGTCCAGATCACCCTGTCTAGGATTATTTAGCAATAATGTCCGTCTGAACAAATTAGTGACCTTCCCAAGATGTTGAGAACAACTGTCAGCAAGCAGAAGTTGAGTTCAACGGAGTTAAATCTGACTCACCTTCAAGTCAATAAAAAAGCCCTCCAAGGGTCGATATGGATTGTGAACCACCAGATGGAAATTGAGCTGCTGGATAAGGAGCAGTTCATACTCCAGAATCTGTTCCAGAGCCCTCTCCTGTCCCGCAGGGCTTTCCTGAAGGTTCCCCACAAACTGAGTGCTGGACACATTAAACTCATCCACTTTACAGGACAGATATGCACATGTCAACCTGCAAAGGTAAGAAGGGAATGAAAGTCAGAACTTGAAAGTCTCATATAATGCATGATCTTATAATGCACAGATTCCACTTACATTATTGTCCGAGGATGATACTCCATTAAAGAGTTGTTCAAATAGAATCGTCGAAAATACATACAAGCTGTGCCCTGAAAGATGAATGCAGGATTAAAAACACCAACAAGCAAGGGGGGGGGGTATGTATAGATctgatattgattaccacaacagaTTTTGGCATTGCAGGCTTGAACATGGTGCAAAAATCTAGCAATCTCTTCTCATAGTGTCTGAAAAGCACTTTCTCTTCCCGTTCATTGAGAAACATGGATTCATTTATTCCAGGCTGAAAAACAAGGTACACTTGTGAGGATCGAACACTTATAAAACAATTAGTGAACTCAATTAGTAAATTCAATAGTCAAAAGATTAGGGTTCAGTTGCTGTTACTTACTTTTGCACTGGACAGGGCTTTCGAGCAGAACTTCTGATTTGCCTCTAGTCTTAATTTTTCTAAGGTTTCCTCATTATCAAAAGTCCAGAATTTCTTCTGAGAGCTGTTGTGAAACATGGTCGCGAATAAGGCTGTGAATGGAACAATACATTCATAAGTGTGATCAGGCATTAAGCAGCTTTAAAGTCAGTGTGACAAAACTGCGAATATATTCTGACATCTGACTGCTTCACAAGTGCTCAAATTAGTGTGGCGAATTACCGAGGACGCCAACTAAAGCAATGCTTTCAAATCTCATCAAAACCAGATATCATCTTTAAAGTTAAATAGTTCAATCTCACACCTCCTGGGCACACTGTGACAGTTCTGTCTGTCTTAAATCAATTTTGGCCGAATCAACGTCAAACGTATTTCAAAAAAAATCCTCTGCgcatctttgtttcatcagtgtTTTCAAACGTTGCGAGAATTCGTCGCACGTGGTTCACGCCACTTGGCGCTTTACTGATGacgttttaaaaaagaaaatatggccACAAGGAAATATACCCGTAGAACAATTCAAGAAAAAGAGAGTCTTCTCGAGAAATATGAGCAACTTTCTCAAACAATGTCCCAAAGCGCTGCAGCACGTCTGCTAAATGTTTCACCAGCCCTGCTTCAGTACTGGCGTCTCCGgaatacaagtgttaaaaaagaggagtgttacttgaattggactgctgctgctgctgctgctgaatcTGACAAAACGCATCAGCTCGAGGCTGCACTCTGGATGTGGATCGATACATCGCGTGAAAACGGTATTGCCGTCGACGATGTTATGATTTGTGAAAAAGCGACTCAAGTGTCTGAAAAAGTGGGGTTCTATAATTTCTCGGCGAGCACAAAGTGGTTGACAGACTTTAAAATCAGAGAGACAGCAATAAgagagatgttccaaatcaaacgAAAAGAGGGCAACGACCGAAGCAATTCATCAGAAGAGTCCTCATCTGACAATAATGTGGTGGTGCGGTTTGAAAAACCAACGCCAAAACAAAAATTTACATGCACAAGGACGCATGAAATTGAAGCTGCTCTCTGGAGGTGGGTCGATAATGCTCGTGAGAAAGGTATAACGCTAGATGATTTAATGATTCGCAGAAAAGCGCCTCAAGTGGCCGCACAGATGGGTTTCCATAACTTCAGGGCGAACACTGATTGGTTTACACGCTTCAAAGCCCGGGAGGCATCAATACGAGCGACTTTCCACATGGACCAAGACCAGGGCGAAGACATGAATAATCCACCAGAAGAGCCCAAATCAGACAATGAGGAGGCGTTAAACTTTGTACCAGGGGTGGGTTTTGCATTTTCAAAGACGCCATATGTTGAAGCTGCACTCTGGAATTGGATCGATAGCTCACGTGAAAAAGGTATAGAAGTAAATGATTCAATGATTCGTTCCAAAGCGATTCGGTTGGCTAAGGCGATGGGTTTTCGAAACTTCAGGGCAAAGAGAGACTGGTTTGCACGCTTTAAAACCCGAGAAGCATTAATACGAGAGACGTTCCACGTTGACCGAAAAGAGGGCGACAACAGCCAGAATAATCCACCAGAAGTGCCCGAATCTGAAAATGTAAAGGCAGTGAATTTAGTACCACGTCCAGGGATAAATCTAGTATTCGCAAAGACACCACACGTTGAAGCTGCACTCTGGAGGTGGATCGATAGCTCACGTGAAAATGGTATCATCGTAAATGATTCAATGATTCGTTCAAAAGCGACCCGGTTGGCTCGGGCGATGGGTTTCCGAAACTTCAGGGCAAAGAGCAACTGGTTCGCACACTTTAAAACCAGGGAGACATTAATACGAGAGACGTTCCATATAGATCGAAAAGAGGGCAACGACAGCCAGAATGGTCCACCAGAAGAGCCCATATCTGAAAAAGAGGATGTGGTAAATGTAGTTCCAGGGATAAATTTTGCATTCGCAAAGACGCCACACGTTGAAGCTGCACTCTGGACGTGGATCGATCGCTCACGGGAAAATGGTATCATCGTAAATGATTCAATGATACGTTCAAAAGCATCTCGGTTGGCTAAGGCGATGGGTTTCCGAAACTTCAGGGCAAGGAGCAACTGGTTGACACGATTTAAAACCCGTGAGGGAGTAATTCGAGAGATGTTCCACATCAACCGGGAAGAGGGCGAAAGTCGACATAATCCATCACAAGACCCCGAATTTGACAACAAGGCTGTAACGGTCCTGAGAATCAAAACGGAAGTGAAAACTGAAAGTGAAAACTCTGATTACGAAATGTTTGAACGAACTGAATTCGAAAGTGAATCAGATCTTACGAGTGTAACTGAACAATCCGACGACATGAGCGtaactgaacaaaacaatgacGAAAGTGAACAAGGCGGAGGGATAACGCAATTGATTTTTCCAAAACATGAATCGATCGAACTTACCTTGCACACATCTGACATCGACGGGACTTCACATTCTGTCACCGTTCCATCATTGTCGCAAATGAAGGAGGCAATGAAAACTTTGTCGACAGGTTTACTCTGCAGAGGATTTTGTAACTTTAAACTTCTTCAACAGTTTGAAGAAGAGGTTGATAATGTTGTGAGGAAATCAATGGCCCtggaaacacaaaacatttttcaagTCTAATCGTGGGCTTAAAGGGATACTTTCCCCAAAgattaaaattatttcatcacttaatcaccctcatgccatcccagatgtgtatgactttctttcttctgcagaacacaaaaaaagatttttagaagaatatttctgctctgtagatcctcacaatgcaagtgaacggtgaccaaaaccttgaagctcaaaaagcacttaaagacagaataaaagtaatgcataagaccccagtggttaaatccatgacttctgaagcgatccaatcgatttttgatgagaacagataaaaatgtaactcctttttcactttacaacttgtcattgcagtctctaggcgatcatgatttctagttcgattacacttcctagagcttgacGCATGCATAGAGCATTAGATAGTGCTAGAAAGtttaatagagcttgaaatcatgatcaccaagtagACTACAGATGTCAAGTTTTATAGTGAaaatgtagttacattttggtctgttctcacccaaaactgattggatcacttcagaagacattgattaaccctcctattgtcttaagaaactgcaccctccatttgtccttcgggtcattttttacctttattgaAAACCATTCAAACTGCATAAACTCTTGATTTGCGTACAATGGCACTAAAGACCCCCCCTTAACGAAAATCTGTTTTGTTGTGGTCCAAAAGTGTATAATCATAGGGGAAAAGAATATTTACTGGATATTAATGGAGTAACGTaagttttaaatacttttttttaaagatacaaTTTTTTGCAAGTGTTGACCAAGGATGTCtcaatttatgtttatttcacttttggAATTTTATAATATGTTAACTATATTACAAtaatttctgatttattctgcttttagcaaatcaacagtgtacattttacagttacaattttagtaTACTGTATGCCTGTTTCACAAATGAATCTCTTATTACCTTTTCCAGCAGTCAACATGGGCCCAATTTGCACGtccattgcaacaaatccattccttcccactaatgtcaaacaatttgttgcagtgttacaggggtttaggaaggtGCCGTAATAGTTATTTCTCCCATCtaatgttttaggagaaaatgACATCCAAATTTGGGGGGCCCCATTGTACCCTGTCATATAAAATCACGTAAGTAAACTTATTCACTAACATATTAACTAttcaaaactgttaaaaaaaaaagaagaaaaaaaaaactctctattTGTGTACATGTGCTTGTGTGCACAAACCCCATTTGAGAGGAAAGTATGCGATTTTTTtgggaaagatgcagtacccagtgGAGCAGATGAGGGgggatacatttgaaaaaatttgaaatattttaaagtcaaatttgattcatagatgtacaaaaaaa
Encoded proteins:
- the ccnh gene encoding cyclin-H, which translates into the protein MFHNSSQKKFWTFDNEETLEKLRLEANQKFCSKALSSAKPGINESMFLNEREEKVLFRHYEKRLLDFCTMFKPAMPKSVVGTACMYFRRFYLNNSLMEYHPRTIMLTCAYLSCKVDEFNVSSTQFVGNLQESPAGQERALEQILEYELLLIQQLNFHLVVHNPYRPLEGFFIDLKTRYPLLENPEVLRKSAEDFLNRAAMTDAGLLFSPSKIALTAVLNSAARAGLKMEAYLTECMGLKEDKETLSKMYDSMRRITGLIKAYELPKAEEVNTCKQKLERIHAEFALNLKRKHGYEDDDHVVKRQMVTEEEWTDEDLDAL
- the LOC127419445 gene encoding uncharacterized protein LOC127419445 — translated: MATRKYTRRTIQEKESLLEKYEQLSQTMSQSAAARLLNVSPALLQYWRLRNTSVKKEECYLNWTAAAAAAESDKTHQLEAALWMWIDTSRENGIAVDDVMICEKATQVSEKVGFYNFSASTKWLTDFKIRETAIREMFQIKRKEGNDRSNSSEESSSDNNVVVRFEKPTPKQKFTCTRTHEIEAALWRWVDNAREKGITLDDLMIRRKAPQVAAQMGFHNFRANTDWFTRFKAREASIRATFHMDQDQGEDMNNPPEEPKSDNEEALNFVPGVGFAFSKTPYVEAALWNWIDSSREKGIEVNDSMIRSKAIRLAKAMGFRNFRAKRDWFARFKTREALIRETFHVDRKEGDNSQNNPPEVPESENVKAVNLVPRPGINLVFAKTPHVEAALWRWIDSSRENGIIVNDSMIRSKATRLARAMGFRNFRAKSNWFAHFKTRETLIRETFHIDRKEGNDSQNGPPEEPISEKEDVVNVVPGINFAFAKTPHVEAALWTWIDRSRENGIIVNDSMIRSKASRLAKAMGFRNFRARSNWLTRFKTREGVIREMFHINREEGESRHNPSQDPEFDNKAVTVLRIKTEVKTESENSDYEMFERTEFESESDLTSVTEQSDDMSVTEQNNDESEQGGGITQLIFPKHESIELTLHTSDIDGTSHSVTVPSLSQMKEAMKTLSTGLLCRGFCNFKLLQQFEEEVDNVVRKSMALETQNIFQV